A portion of the Rhodanobacter sp. AS-Z3 genome contains these proteins:
- the cls gene encoding cardiolipin synthase: MTAGAFTFCLIALHLLGMLTAMHAVMHARTPQGAIGWALGLILLPYLTLLPYVYLGSSHFFGYRIGHLVPPTRTGPAQPTGTASLDTACSRYAAISRLAGRPFRGGNRLRLLIDGDASFNAMLAAMAAAEHCLLVQFFIIHDDTLGRRLQQVLLQQAAAGVQVCVLFDGIGSYALPQRYVETLSAGGVQIHRFATHRWRNRFQLNFRNHRKIVVVDGACGFVGGLNVGDEYLGLKPPLAPWRDTMLELRGPAVADLQQLFADDWQWITGSMPPMCQAAIADGDSSALIIASGPADPQETGSLFFAAAINAARQRVWLSTPYFIPDHAVRAALQLAVLRGVDVRILIPSRADHHTVFLASTLHAYQAVRAGIKVFRYQPGFLHQKALLIDREAAAIGSINLDSRSFRLNFEVAALAVDHGFAADVTAMLIDDFGRAREINEREYLDAPYLRKVAMHVAGLFDPLL, encoded by the coding sequence ATGACTGCCGGCGCATTCACCTTCTGCCTCATCGCGCTGCACCTGCTTGGCATGCTCACTGCAATGCACGCGGTGATGCACGCACGCACCCCGCAGGGTGCAATCGGCTGGGCGCTTGGTCTGATCCTGCTGCCTTACCTGACCTTGCTGCCGTACGTGTACCTCGGCTCCAGTCATTTCTTCGGCTATCGCATCGGGCACCTTGTGCCACCCACGCGAACCGGGCCTGCACAGCCGACGGGCACGGCCAGCCTGGACACGGCCTGCAGCCGCTATGCGGCCATCAGCAGACTAGCTGGCCGTCCGTTCCGCGGTGGCAATCGCCTGCGACTATTGATTGACGGCGATGCCAGCTTCAACGCCATGCTGGCGGCCATGGCCGCGGCAGAACACTGCCTGCTGGTGCAGTTCTTCATCATCCACGACGACACGCTGGGACGGCGCCTGCAGCAAGTGTTGCTGCAGCAGGCCGCCGCCGGCGTGCAGGTCTGCGTACTGTTCGACGGTATCGGCAGCTACGCGCTGCCGCAAAGGTATGTGGAGACTTTGAGCGCAGGCGGTGTACAAATCCATCGCTTTGCAACCCACCGCTGGCGCAACCGGTTTCAGCTCAACTTTCGCAATCACCGCAAGATCGTGGTGGTCGACGGTGCCTGCGGCTTTGTCGGAGGCCTCAACGTAGGTGACGAATATCTGGGCCTGAAGCCACCACTGGCACCCTGGCGCGACACCATGCTGGAATTGCGCGGGCCGGCGGTTGCCGACCTGCAGCAACTGTTTGCCGACGACTGGCAATGGATTACCGGCAGCATGCCACCAATGTGTCAGGCAGCAATCGCTGACGGTGATAGCAGCGCCCTGATCATCGCCAGCGGCCCGGCCGATCCACAGGAAACCGGCTCGCTGTTCTTCGCCGCCGCCATCAACGCCGCACGCCAGCGCGTGTGGCTGAGCACGCCGTACTTCATCCCCGACCACGCGGTACGCGCGGCCCTGCAACTTGCCGTGCTGCGGGGTGTGGATGTGCGCATCCTGATTCCCTCGCGCGCCGACCACCATACGGTGTTCCTCGCTTCCACCCTGCACGCGTACCAGGCAGTGCGCGCGGGCATCAAGGTATTCCGCTATCAACCCGGTTTCCTGCACCAGAAGGCCTTGCTGATCGACCGCGAAGCGGCGGCCATTGGCAGCATCAACCTGGACAGCCGCTCGTTCCGCTTGAACTTCGAGGTCGCCGCGCTGGCGGTGGACCACGGCTTCGCCGCCGACGTCACCGCCATGCTGATCGACGACTTCGGCCGCGCCCGCGAGATCAATGAACGGGAATATCTCGACGCACCTTACTTACGCAAGGTCGCCATGCATGTGGCGGGATTGTTCGACCCTCTGCTGTGA
- the dusA gene encoding tRNA dihydrouridine(20/20a) synthase DusA, whose translation MSIQTTATQAAEPWRLSVAPMMDWTDRHCRYFHRLLSPRARLYTEMVTSAALVRGGQLRLLEHSQQEHPVALQLGGSDPHELAQAAKFGAEAGYDEINLNVGCPSDRVQSGRFGACLMYEPALVADCVKAMRDAVSVPVTVKCRIGVDDQDDYAGLQHFTETMLEAGVGVLVVHARKAWLKGLSPKENREIPPLDYQRVYRLKREFPQLVVAINGGITTVAQVQAHLAQLDGVMLGRAAYHDPYLLAQIEHALHGEPLPTRESVLLHLRPYVEAELARGTALKHISRHLLGLYQGEPGARAFRRTISEGAHLPGAGWDLLERAAQPCAAAA comes from the coding sequence ATGAGCATTCAAACCACCGCCACTCAAGCTGCCGAGCCATGGCGTTTGTCCGTTGCACCGATGATGGACTGGACCGATCGGCACTGCCGCTATTTCCACCGGCTGCTGTCGCCGCGTGCGCGGCTGTATACCGAAATGGTGACCAGTGCGGCGCTGGTACGCGGTGGTCAGTTGCGTCTGCTGGAACATAGCCAGCAGGAGCATCCGGTGGCGCTGCAGCTGGGTGGCAGCGATCCGCACGAGTTGGCGCAGGCGGCGAAGTTCGGCGCCGAGGCTGGTTACGACGAGATCAATCTCAACGTGGGCTGCCCTTCCGACCGGGTGCAGTCCGGTCGTTTCGGCGCCTGCCTGATGTACGAGCCGGCGCTGGTGGCTGATTGCGTGAAGGCGATGCGCGATGCGGTAAGCGTGCCGGTGACGGTGAAGTGCCGCATTGGCGTCGACGACCAAGACGATTATGCCGGCCTGCAGCACTTCACCGAAACCATGCTGGAAGCCGGTGTCGGCGTGCTGGTGGTGCATGCGCGCAAGGCCTGGTTGAAGGGTCTGTCACCGAAGGAGAACCGCGAGATTCCGCCGCTGGATTACCAGCGCGTGTATCGTCTCAAGCGTGAGTTTCCGCAATTGGTGGTGGCGATCAACGGCGGCATCACCACGGTGGCGCAGGTGCAGGCGCACCTGGCACAACTGGATGGCGTGATGCTGGGGCGGGCGGCGTACCACGATCCGTATCTGCTGGCACAGATCGAGCATGCTTTGCATGGCGAGCCATTGCCCACGCGCGAAAGCGTGCTGTTGCATCTGCGACCCTATGTCGAGGCCGAGCTGGCGCGCGGCACGGCGTTGAAGCACATCAGCCGCCATCTGCTGGGTCTTTATCAGGGAGAACCCGGCGCGCGAGCGTTCCGGCGCACGATCAGTGAAGGCGCACACCTGCCCGGCGCCGGTTGGGATCTGCTGGAACGTGCGGCGCAGCCGTGCGCCGCTGCGGCGTGA
- a CDS encoding FAD/NAD(P)-binding protein — MFRRLAIIGGGAAAATLLGELLDRETPQPLQVDWFTGGGRRARGIAYGTDSKHHLLNVRAASMSMFAGKPRGFLDFVQRDDPTIAGTDFLPRHRYGDYLETEVARALQQGHARGHHVNIIPFAADALVPEADAVTVVHGDSSHRVDAAVLAIGALPAPPLAAVSAAALASGRYIVDPWQLLANADEQRPAPRKVVLIGMGLTAVDVILELSARWPHAEYIAVSRHGRFPEAHLPTVAMPADDGAELVDAMRDAPEIARWMRLLRETISQPDNEWRAVVDSLRPHIPGLWSELSLVQRTRFMRHARWAWERVRHRMSPMASDAIDGLLRSGKLHRHRGRLHAVDVVDAGLHLTVAHAGTTELLDADLVIQTVGLDTDVRHSEHRLIRQLLTNAHIEPDPLGLGVLASRDGRLQHGEKHWPNLFAIGSLLRGTLWESTAMPEIRQQARHLASQLLGD, encoded by the coding sequence ATGTTTCGACGCCTCGCCATCATCGGCGGCGGTGCGGCGGCAGCCACCCTGCTTGGCGAACTGCTGGACCGCGAAACGCCGCAGCCCCTGCAAGTGGACTGGTTCACCGGCGGCGGGCGGCGGGCGCGCGGTATTGCTTACGGTACCGATTCAAAGCATCACCTGCTCAACGTGCGGGCCGCCTCGATGAGCATGTTTGCCGGCAAGCCTCGCGGGTTCCTGGATTTCGTCCAGCGCGACGATCCGACCATCGCCGGTACCGACTTTCTGCCCCGCCACCGCTACGGTGACTATCTGGAAACCGAAGTGGCGCGTGCCTTGCAGCAAGGCCATGCACGAGGTCACCACGTCAACATCATTCCGTTCGCGGCCGATGCGCTGGTTCCCGAGGCCGACGCTGTCACCGTCGTGCACGGCGACAGCAGTCATCGCGTCGACGCCGCCGTGCTGGCGATCGGCGCACTGCCCGCGCCACCGCTGGCCGCCGTCAGTGCCGCCGCGCTGGCCAGTGGCCGCTACATCGTCGACCCGTGGCAATTGCTGGCGAACGCGGACGAACAACGACCTGCGCCACGCAAGGTCGTGCTGATCGGTATGGGTTTGACCGCTGTCGACGTCATCCTGGAATTGTCCGCACGCTGGCCCCACGCCGAGTACATCGCGGTCTCCCGTCATGGTCGCTTCCCCGAAGCACACTTGCCGACCGTCGCCATGCCCGCCGACGACGGTGCGGAACTGGTCGATGCCATGCGCGATGCACCGGAGATTGCACGCTGGATGCGCCTGCTGCGCGAAACGATCAGCCAACCCGACAACGAATGGCGCGCTGTGGTTGACAGCCTGCGCCCGCATATTCCGGGCTTGTGGTCCGAACTCTCGCTGGTACAGCGCACACGCTTCATGCGCCACGCGCGCTGGGCATGGGAACGGGTGCGACACCGCATGTCACCGATGGCCAGCGACGCCATCGACGGGCTGCTACGCAGTGGAAAACTTCATCGACACCGTGGGCGGCTGCACGCCGTAGACGTGGTCGACGCTGGTTTGCATTTGACCGTAGCCCATGCCGGCACCACCGAGCTACTGGATGCGGACTTGGTCATTCAGACCGTCGGCCTGGACACCGATGTGCGTCACAGCGAGCACCGACTGATCCGCCAGTTGTTGACCAACGCACACATCGAGCCCGATCCACTCGGACTCGGCGTGCTGGCCAGTCGCGATGGCCGCCTGCAGCACGGCGAGAAGCACTGGCCCAACCTGTTTGCCATCGGCAGTCTGTTGCGCGGCACGCTGTGGGAGTCCACGGCAATGCCTGAAATTCGCCAACAGGCACGTCATCTGGCTAGCCAGTTGCTCGGCGACTGA
- a CDS encoding hemolysin III family protein: MSASSGSALPSYSFGDELASSIIHGLGIVLSIAGLAMLVAFAALHGNALTVVACAVFGTSLVLLYTASTLYHSIPLVAAKPTLRALDHIAIYVLIAGTYTPFTLIALPGVWGWSLFAAVWTLALIGSALELGLLKRYHKLAVLLYVGMGWIGMIAFEPLSKHLQSGGTALLLAGGLAYTLGVPFYLWRRLPYHHALWHVFVLAGSVLHFLAVLLYVIPNGPA; this comes from the coding sequence ATGTCCGCTTCATCCGGCAGCGCGCTGCCTAGTTACAGCTTCGGCGACGAGCTTGCCAGCAGCATCATCCATGGTCTGGGCATCGTGCTCAGCATTGCCGGGTTGGCAATGTTGGTGGCATTCGCTGCGCTGCATGGCAATGCGTTGACGGTGGTGGCTTGCGCGGTGTTCGGCACTTCGTTGGTGCTGCTGTATACCGCCTCGACGCTGTATCACTCGATTCCGTTGGTTGCCGCGAAGCCGACCTTGCGCGCGCTCGATCACATCGCGATCTACGTACTGATCGCCGGTACCTACACCCCGTTCACGCTGATCGCGCTGCCGGGCGTCTGGGGCTGGAGCCTGTTTGCGGCAGTGTGGACGCTGGCCTTGATCGGCAGCGCACTGGAACTGGGTTTGCTCAAGCGTTACCACAAGCTGGCGGTGCTGCTTTACGTCGGCATGGGCTGGATTGGCATGATTGCGTTCGAACCGCTCAGCAAGCATCTGCAATCCGGCGGCACCGCACTGCTGTTGGCGGGTGGGCTGGCTTATACGCTGGGCGTGCCGTTTTACCTGTGGCGGCGGTTGCCGTATCACCACGCCTTGTGGCACGTTTTCGTGCTGGCCGGCAGCGTGCTGCATTTTCTGGCGGTGCTGCTCTACGTGATCCCGAACGGCCCGGCGTAG
- a CDS encoding AraC family transcriptional regulator — MDMKISACELQGLFDALPDVVFFVKDGSGRYTHANLTLVRRLGLKRREQVVGRHVTDVFPRVLGISYASQDRRALTGEAIENQLEVHILPNRVPGWCLTCKYPLRQRGEVYGVIGISRDLRKPDGRHPTYPRLIRVIEYMQEHFAETVRVSTLAELAEVSVAQLERHFRRVFQLTPQQTLTKLRIESAMRLLQSAGSVADIGLACGFTDQSAFARQFKATVGMTPRDFRSLQVTAKS, encoded by the coding sequence ATGGATATGAAGATTTCAGCATGCGAGTTGCAGGGCTTGTTCGATGCCTTGCCGGACGTCGTGTTCTTCGTCAAGGACGGTTCGGGGCGCTATACCCACGCCAATCTCACCCTGGTCAGACGACTGGGCTTGAAGCGTCGTGAGCAGGTGGTGGGCCGGCATGTCACCGACGTGTTTCCGCGTGTGTTGGGCATCTCCTATGCGTCGCAGGACCGTCGCGCGCTGACCGGTGAAGCGATCGAAAATCAGTTGGAAGTCCATATTCTTCCCAATCGCGTGCCTGGCTGGTGTCTCACCTGCAAATATCCGCTGCGACAACGCGGTGAGGTCTATGGCGTGATCGGCATATCGCGTGATCTGCGCAAGCCGGACGGCCGCCATCCGACCTATCCGCGGCTGATTCGCGTGATCGAATACATGCAGGAGCATTTTGCCGAGACCGTGCGGGTGAGCACGCTGGCCGAACTGGCCGAAGTTTCCGTGGCGCAGCTGGAACGCCACTTCCGCCGCGTGTTCCAGCTGACGCCACAGCAGACCTTGACGAAGCTGCGGATCGAGTCGGCGATGCGTCTGCTGCAGAGCGCAGGCAGCGTGGCGGATATTGGTCTGGCTTGCGGCTTCACCGACCAGAGTGCGTTCGCGCGCCAGTTCAAGGCAACGGTGGGCATGACGCCGCGAGACTTCCGCAGCTTGCAGGTCACAGCGAAATCCTGA
- a CDS encoding cysteine dioxygenase: MGTHRHILKTLRSIALDHANAGHPDLASMARELGSEVHRDAAALASRLASLRKRQQGFERFVLTRRNTPPLSIVVMAWPANHASPLSDHSDSWGLEMALVGALEVQSFQAEASSGELILQGREWLGPGDGLWFERDTRQLRRCRNLSRHETALSLHVYGADLTEHPASGQARPAGALIAAPSHRLAASRLHG; encoded by the coding sequence ATGGGCACCCATCGACACATTCTGAAGACACTGCGCAGCATCGCGCTCGACCATGCCAACGCCGGCCATCCCGACCTTGCCTCGATGGCCCGCGAACTGGGCAGTGAGGTCCATCGCGATGCCGCCGCACTGGCCAGTCGGCTTGCCTCGCTGCGCAAGCGCCAGCAAGGCTTCGAGCGTTTCGTGCTGACCCGGCGCAATACGCCGCCATTGAGCATCGTGGTGATGGCGTGGCCAGCCAATCACGCCTCGCCGTTGAGCGATCACTCTGACTCATGGGGTCTGGAAATGGCCCTGGTCGGCGCGCTGGAAGTGCAATCGTTCCAGGCCGAGGCCAGCTCCGGCGAGCTGATTTTGCAGGGTCGCGAATGGCTGGGTCCGGGCGATGGCCTGTGGTTCGAGCGCGACACTCGCCAACTGCGGCGCTGCCGCAACCTGTCCCGGCACGAAACCGCGCTGTCGTTGCACGTTTACGGTGCGGATCTGACAGAACACCCCGCGTCCGGCCAAGCCAGACCGGCGGGGGCTCTGATCGCCGCGCCGTCACATCGTCTCGCCGCCAGCCGGCTGCACGGCTGA
- a CDS encoding TonB-dependent receptor yields MNNHSPLRGASLRRNVLALALSSGMCMVGAAYGQATTGSIFGQVPHASGATVVISSASGVTRQTTVDAQGRYSLGALPLGTYTVNLLRDGKVVDSRSHVSLRIGSGTDVSFGAVTGDAKELSSISVTASALPSIDVTSVDSRTVITSEQLARLPLARSAEAIALLAPGVVAGSDYFGGPTGNALVSFGGSSVTESAYYINGFNTTDPLSGFGGFALPYGSIDQQEILNGGYSAAYGRSDGGVINQVGKRGTDAWHFGAQLSWTPAAARAEQRDIDYVTGANKGKLYNRNADENSWTTVGSLYAGGPLIKDKLFVFASIEAERRQGNSTSSTDSNLSTRYRNDYPKWYAKLDWNINDSNILEVTGASTKRAYSADVYNYDYATGKTGSFNSHAVSSKVGADLYTAKFTSYINDDLTLSALYGRMDGTYYNQIIGYDPTYPRLYSSYNQNPALNGGTVITSPGTIGAVNDPAHVTQNANLRIDLSYRLGDHTLTGGIDNQSVKDLHDGNKMAGQGFAWEYNKGAPGNPIIGAPGDDPYVAAPNGYPGGSTGYYVAKYKRYGGGSVRVEQRAQYLEDAWKINDRWLLMLGIRNDQFTNYNPNGVAYLRLTKPQWAPRVGFSWDVNGDSSFKVYGNAGRYFLAMPATVAMRQAGAPLYTREYFTYTGIDAQGQPTGLTPIDTSRGLGAPISANREYGQSKDPNMVAATNLKSEYQDEFIAGFDKKLGEAWVYGAKATYRNLLTAIDDYSDSASVAAKMDRMGIDPTTYDASLISGAYLFNPGRTNILKVAKLDGSGYYAVPMTTADFGFATGIKRHYYGLDVYLEHPFDGKWFGKVDYLLSRSYGNSEGQVRTDIGQTDVSATVDWDFGSLMQYSNGELSNSRRHQIKAYGSYQLAPEWMVSGNLAIISGAPRSCLGKFGPAESNPTGYGDYYHWCGGVASRPGDAGHNPWQVTLSLSTEYRPLWADQKLAFNVMVYNVLNNRVVTQTSPFYGETGALDDTYGMAVSQSQPRYVRFGITYDF; encoded by the coding sequence ATGAATAATCATTCCCCCTTGAGGGGTGCTTCGCTTCGCCGCAACGTGTTGGCGTTGGCACTCTCATCAGGGATGTGCATGGTCGGCGCGGCCTACGGCCAGGCCACCACCGGCAGCATTTTTGGGCAGGTGCCCCATGCCAGTGGTGCCACCGTGGTGATCAGCAGTGCGTCGGGTGTGACCCGTCAGACCACGGTGGATGCGCAAGGCCGCTACAGCCTGGGCGCCTTGCCGCTGGGTACGTACACGGTCAACCTGTTGCGTGATGGCAAGGTGGTGGATTCGCGTTCCCATGTCAGCCTGCGCATCGGCTCGGGTACCGACGTGTCGTTTGGTGCAGTGACGGGTGATGCGAAGGAGCTGTCGTCGATCTCGGTCACCGCCAGCGCGTTGCCGTCCATCGACGTCACCTCGGTCGACTCGCGCACGGTGATTACCTCTGAACAATTGGCGCGATTGCCGCTGGCACGAAGCGCCGAAGCGATCGCGCTGCTGGCGCCGGGCGTGGTGGCAGGCAGCGACTACTTCGGTGGTCCGACCGGCAATGCACTGGTTTCGTTCGGCGGCTCGTCGGTGACCGAGAGCGCGTACTACATCAACGGATTCAACACGACCGATCCGCTCAGTGGCTTTGGCGGGTTTGCCTTGCCGTATGGCTCGATTGACCAGCAGGAAATTCTCAACGGTGGTTACAGCGCTGCCTACGGTCGCTCCGATGGCGGTGTGATCAATCAGGTGGGTAAACGCGGCACGGATGCGTGGCATTTCGGTGCGCAGTTGTCGTGGACGCCGGCCGCTGCACGCGCCGAACAGCGTGATATCGACTACGTCACCGGGGCGAACAAGGGCAAGCTTTACAACCGCAATGCAGACGAGAACTCGTGGACCACGGTGGGCAGCCTGTACGCCGGCGGACCGCTGATCAAGGACAAGTTGTTCGTGTTCGCCTCGATCGAGGCCGAGCGTCGCCAGGGCAACAGCACCAGCTCGACCGACTCCAATCTCAGCACGCGTTATCGCAACGACTACCCGAAGTGGTACGCCAAGCTGGACTGGAACATCAACGACAGCAACATCCTCGAAGTGACCGGCGCGTCCACCAAGCGTGCGTATTCCGCCGATGTCTACAACTACGACTATGCCACCGGCAAAACCGGCAGCTTCAACAGTCACGCGGTGTCCAGCAAGGTCGGTGCGGATCTGTACACGGCGAAGTTCACCAGCTACATCAACGACGACCTGACCTTGTCCGCGTTATATGGCCGCATGGATGGTACCTACTACAACCAGATCATTGGTTACGACCCGACGTATCCGCGCCTGTATTCGTCGTACAACCAGAATCCGGCACTCAATGGCGGCACCGTGATCACCAGCCCGGGCACCATCGGCGCAGTCAACGACCCGGCGCATGTCACCCAGAATGCGAATCTGCGGATCGACTTGAGCTACCGCCTTGGCGATCACACGCTGACCGGCGGTATCGACAATCAATCGGTCAAGGACCTGCATGACGGCAACAAGATGGCGGGGCAGGGCTTCGCCTGGGAATACAACAAGGGCGCGCCTGGCAACCCGATCATCGGTGCACCCGGTGACGATCCGTATGTGGCTGCGCCGAATGGCTATCCCGGCGGTTCCACCGGCTATTACGTGGCCAAGTACAAGCGTTACGGCGGCGGCTCGGTGCGGGTGGAACAGCGGGCGCAGTACCTCGAAGACGCGTGGAAGATCAACGATCGCTGGTTGCTGATGTTGGGTATTCGCAATGACCAGTTCACCAACTACAACCCCAACGGCGTGGCGTATCTTCGCCTGACCAAACCGCAGTGGGCACCGCGCGTCGGCTTCAGTTGGGACGTCAATGGCGATTCCAGCTTCAAGGTCTACGGCAACGCGGGTCGCTACTTCCTGGCGATGCCGGCGACAGTGGCGATGCGCCAGGCCGGCGCGCCACTGTATACGCGTGAATACTTCACCTATACCGGCATCGATGCGCAAGGTCAGCCAACCGGCTTGACGCCCATCGACACCAGTCGCGGACTGGGTGCGCCGATTTCGGCCAATCGCGAGTACGGCCAGTCAAAAGATCCAAACATGGTGGCGGCCACCAACCTGAAGTCGGAATACCAGGACGAGTTCATCGCTGGCTTCGACAAGAAGCTCGGTGAAGCGTGGGTCTATGGCGCCAAGGCGACGTACCGCAACCTGCTCACGGCGATCGATGACTACAGTGACTCGGCCTCGGTCGCGGCGAAGATGGATCGCATGGGCATCGACCCGACTACCTACGACGCCAGCCTGATTTCCGGTGCGTATCTGTTCAACCCGGGGCGCACCAATATTCTGAAGGTGGCCAAGCTCGATGGCAGTGGCTACTACGCTGTGCCGATGACGACCGCCGATTTTGGTTTCGCCACGGGAATCAAGCGGCACTACTACGGTCTGGACGTATATCTGGAACATCCGTTCGACGGCAAGTGGTTCGGCAAGGTCGACTATCTGCTTTCGCGCAGCTACGGCAACAGCGAGGGCCAGGTGCGTACCGACATCGGCCAGACCGACGTCTCGGCGACGGTGGATTGGGACTTTGGTTCGCTGATGCAGTATTCGAACGGCGAGTTGTCGAACAGTCGTCGTCACCAGATCAAGGCCTATGGCTCTTACCAACTGGCGCCGGAGTGGATGGTGTCCGGAAATCTGGCGATCATCTCGGGCGCACCGCGCAGCTGTCTGGGTAAGTTTGGCCCGGCCGAATCCAACCCGACCGGCTACGGTGACTACTACCATTGGTGCGGCGGCGTGGCGTCACGACCGGGTGATGCAGGACATAATCCGTGGCAGGTCACGCTCAGTCTGAGCACGGAGTACCGTCCGCTGTGGGCCGACCAGAAGCTGGCCTTCAACGTGATGGTCTACAACGTGTTGAACAATCGCGTCGTCACGCAGACCTCGCCGTTCTACGGTGAAACCGGTGCGCTCGACGATACCTATGGCATGGCGGTTTCGCAGTCGCAACCGCGTTACGTGCGCTTCGGCATCACTTACGACTTCTGA
- a CDS encoding energy transducer TonB translates to MSSASLAVFHRIHPDPARIAAISAAIVLNVAVIMVASRPSAPAFFHALEKLNPIPTITFITPPPPVKPPPPVDLVPLPHPPVAPPVVHHLTAPVHPPVVVPSTDGNLAMPPISTPTLLPAGTAAGPALDATPIEASLAYRSAPLRFPTRALQQRMQGTVLLRVLVDATGKPVKVTVEHGSGYALLDRSAVEQVLAGWRFQPATVNGQSVSAWARVPVSFNLNE, encoded by the coding sequence ATGTCGTCCGCAAGCCTGGCTGTATTTCACCGCATCCACCCCGACCCCGCGCGCATCGCGGCCATCAGTGCTGCCATCGTGCTCAACGTGGCGGTGATCATGGTCGCCTCGCGACCCTCCGCCCCGGCGTTTTTCCACGCGCTGGAAAAACTCAACCCGATCCCCACGATCACCTTCATCACGCCGCCACCGCCGGTCAAGCCGCCGCCGCCGGTTGACCTCGTACCCCTGCCGCACCCACCAGTGGCGCCACCGGTGGTTCACCACCTGACGGCACCGGTGCATCCGCCGGTGGTGGTGCCCAGCACCGACGGCAACCTTGCCATGCCACCGATCAGCACGCCCACCTTGCTGCCGGCAGGCACGGCAGCGGGCCCGGCGCTTGACGCCACACCGATCGAGGCCAGCCTGGCTTATCGCTCGGCGCCGCTGCGTTTCCCGACCCGGGCTCTGCAGCAGCGCATGCAAGGCACCGTCTTGCTGCGTGTGCTGGTGGATGCGACCGGCAAGCCGGTCAAGGTGACGGTGGAACACGGCAGCGGTTATGCGCTGCTTGACCGCAGCGCGGTCGAGCAGGTGCTGGCCGGCTGGCGCTTCCAGCCAGCGACCGTGAACGGACAGTCGGTGAGCGCCTGGGCGAGGGTGCCGGTGTCGTTCAATCTGAACGAATAA
- a CDS encoding DUF456 domain-containing protein, which produces MDIVLYVLAALLIIGGLAGSVLPALPGIPMVFGGIWLVAALDDYQHLGLWWLLIIGALGTLGIIVDFVAGTLGAKRVGASHRALWGATIGTFVGMFFGIPGLLLGPFVGALLGELASGTSVLRSAHVGAATWVGLLLGTLFKLVLSLMMVGLFGLRMLFG; this is translated from the coding sequence ATGGATATTGTGCTGTACGTGCTCGCCGCCCTGCTGATCATCGGTGGTCTCGCCGGTTCGGTGCTGCCGGCGTTGCCGGGCATTCCGATGGTTTTCGGCGGCATCTGGCTGGTGGCCGCGCTGGATGATTACCAGCACCTGGGGCTTTGGTGGCTGTTGATCATCGGCGCGCTGGGCACGCTTGGCATCATCGTTGACTTCGTCGCCGGTACGCTCGGCGCCAAACGGGTGGGCGCCAGCCATCGTGCACTGTGGGGCGCCACCATCGGCACCTTCGTCGGCATGTTCTTCGGCATTCCGGGGCTGTTGCTGGGGCCGTTCGTGGGCGCACTGCTCGGCGAACTTGCTTCCGGCACCAGTGTGCTGCGGTCGGCGCATGTGGGCGCGGCGACCTGGGTCGGCTTGTTGCTCGGCACCCTGTTCAAACTGGTGCTGTCGTTGATGATGGTCGGCCTGTTCGGCCTGAGAATGCTGTTCGGTTGA
- a CDS encoding ferredoxin--NADP reductase: protein MVAMATEHVIDVQHWNDSLFSFRTTRDPGFRFDSGQFVMIGLETEGRPLMRAYSIASASWEEHLEFFSIKVQDGPLTSRLQHLQPGDPLIVTRKPTGTLVLTDLKPGKHLYLLGTGTGLAPFMSIIRDPETYQRFDKIVLAHGVRRVEDLAYADYLENALPQHEYLGEMVREKLIYYPTVTREAFRNRGRITDTIADGVMSATTGLPPLNPATDRVMLCGSPAMLDDLAALLDGRGFQASPRTRAPGDYVIERAFVEK, encoded by the coding sequence ATGGTAGCCATGGCGACCGAGCACGTGATTGACGTGCAGCACTGGAACGACAGCCTGTTTTCCTTCCGCACCACGCGCGATCCCGGCTTCCGCTTCGACAGCGGCCAGTTCGTGATGATCGGACTGGAAACGGAGGGGCGTCCGCTGATGCGGGCGTATTCGATCGCCAGCGCCAGTTGGGAAGAGCATCTGGAGTTCTTCTCGATCAAGGTGCAAGACGGCCCACTGACCTCACGCTTGCAGCATCTGCAGCCGGGCGACCCGCTGATCGTCACGCGCAAACCCACCGGCACGCTGGTGCTCACCGACCTGAAACCCGGCAAGCATCTTTATCTGCTGGGCACCGGCACCGGGTTGGCGCCGTTCATGAGCATCATCCGCGACCCGGAAACCTACCAGCGTTTCGACAAGATCGTGTTGGCGCACGGCGTACGCCGGGTCGAAGACCTGGCTTACGCCGATTATCTGGAAAACGCGTTGCCGCAGCACGAATACCTGGGCGAAATGGTGCGTGAAAAGCTGATCTATTACCCCACCGTTACGCGCGAGGCCTTCCGCAATCGTGGGCGCATTACCGACACCATCGCCGACGGCGTGATGAGCGCCACCACCGGCCTGCCGCCGCTCAATCCGGCCACCGACCGCGTGATGCTGTGTGGCAGTCCGGCGATGCTGGACGATTTGGCCGCCTTGCTCGACGGCCGCGGTTTTCAGGCGTCGCCGCGCACGCGCGCACCCGGCGATTACGTGATCGAGCGGGCTTTTGTCGAGAAGTAG